The Candidatus Limnocylindrales bacterium genomic sequence ACGAAAGGTCGGTCGTTACCGGCGCATCGGGCTCTTCGGCGCTGCGAAGATCGCGCCACAGCGATTCGCCCGGGCCGGCGCCGAGATTGGTCTGGAGCTTGGCGAGAAACGCCGCGTTGTTGTGCTCGTTGCCGCCGCCGGCACCGAACAGGAATTCGAGGAACACGGCGATCGACAGCACGTCGGTCTTCGTGAAGAACGGGATCGGGTCGATGCCGAGCCCGTAGTACTCGACCGGCTCGGCGATCTGACCGTTGTTCACCTTGGCGATGAACGAGTTGATGCCCTCGACGAACATCGTGATGTCGCGGTCCACGCGCTTGGCGGCGCCGCCACCGGTCGCGAGCTGGTTGTCGTACTGCTGCTGGAAATCGGCTTCGTCGTAGCCGGCGAACGCGTACACCTCACGATCCTGCTCGATCAGCGCCGGGTCGTAGCCGACGAGCTCGGAGATGCGGCCGCGTCCCGCGTGGCGGGCGACGTCCATCGAGAAGAGCCGGTCCGCTGCCGACGCCCAGCCGACGCCGAACATTGCAGCGTCGCGGCTCTTTGCCTGGATGTTCGGTACGCCGAAGTCATCGCGCGTGATCGAAAGCCCGATGAAGCTCGGCACCGGCGCATCGGGAGGATTGCCCGACAGGCCGATCGGTGCAGGCTTGAAGTAGTTGGTGAGCTGGGCCTCCGTGATTCCCGGCGCCGCGTAGGTCAGCGCCGCATAGAGCGGGCTCTGGTCGTCGAAGTTCGCCGGAAGCGTTCCGTCGTCGAAGTACGGCAGGGACTCGCCGACGGTCATGTAACCGTTGTTGCCCGGCGGCAGGATGTTGAGGAACAGCGAT encodes the following:
- a CDS encoding penicillin acylase family protein, whose translation is MNIRPISAASRHAFAVLLLAGGIFCSPLRAGAADESLFLNILPPGNNGYMTVGESLPYFDDGTLPANFDDQSPLYAALTYAAPGITEAQLTNYFKPAPIGLSGNPPDAPVPSFIGLSITRDDFGVPNIQAKSRDAAMFGVGWASAADRLFSMDVARHAGRGRISELVGYDPALIEQDREVYAFAGYDEADFQQQYDNQLATGGGAAKRVDRDITMFVEGINSFIAKVNNGQIAEPVEYYGLGIDPIPFFTKTDVLSIAVFLEFLFGAGGGNEHNNAAFLAKLQTNLGAGPGESLWRDLRSAEEPDAPVTTDLSFPYLIQGPVDDNAVAIPDTGSVVGHDAVEVLGPLPAGMSSAATGTVSSFVRASGPPSMSNFVAVTGENAVGGHPILVGGPQTSYLVPELLYEFSVNGGGFKTRGVAPIGSPYVVLGRGRNYAFTATAGGSDNTDVRVELLCNQDASPPTINSTSYMFHGVCTPMFE